The genomic segment GATGAATGTGACCAGCCTTTTTAAGCCCCTCATCAATAAAAATTACTGCTTTCTCTGTGAAGCCATGCGCTTGACTCTTTAAGTACTTTTTAACCTTGATAATTAGAAACCATAAGGCTGAATGATTATGATTGCTCAAATCAAAACCTGGAATTGCATCTTTTAGCGTATACAACTCTTGATATTCTATCATGTGGGTAGGATTAAACGTCTGGCAAACAATAGGAAAACGGTAACCAGAAAAAATGTAACTCATAAATTCAAAAATTCCAAGACGAATAGATAAATCGCGCCCTTTATATTCTTTCCTACCACTCAATATATCAGCGAAATGAAATTCTTTTACGCCGAATTGTTGTTTCATTTCTACAATCGCGCCTGGCATTTGTTCAATGACATCGTAAAGCTGTAACGGGGGTAAAAGCACAGCAACCCACGTTTTTCTTTCTGAATGAAGATGTTTTGATTCTGTAATCTGGCCAGGGGAACCAGAGTCGTCAATAAAGACGCCGGTCACATTTGAAGGGAGATTATAATTTGCCAGTTTTATCATTTAATTAATAACAGCTGGCTGCCGCTTTAATGCTCATCTCTTTTATGAATGCCTGTGGAGTGATGTATTCTTCAATTCCATCGAAATCCCTATCATATGCCACCAGGAATTTGATGCCAAACTTTTTCACAACTGCCAGTTGCTCAAGGTCTTTATCTTTAATCAACTCCCTGTATTTAACCATTTCTTTCTTGACATCAGTAGAAAACACAACCGTGCAGGTTCTCAACAGATAGTCTCTATAGAAGCCTGCCAAATCCTTGTTATAGAATTTTTTGAAATATGCCTGCACTTCTTTGAGTACCCTCTCAGAGATTACCACTTCAAGTAGTCCTTGATTAAGAAGACCGATTATTTTATTCGAATTACTTTCAGGAAACTCAAAGGCATAGATGAAAACATTGGTGTCAAGAAAGATCCTATATTTCATCTTCTACGGCCTCAAGATCCTTCTCTAACTGTTCCGGAGTCACCTTCCTTCTCTTATGTCTGACAATTCTGTCCCACAGCATCCCAGGACTGAAAATTCCAAGGTCTGAAGCATACTTGATAATTGCAGCCCTTACCGCCTCATCTTTACTTTGGAAAAGTCCTGTCTTAACCATCCGTTCTAATACATCTTCTTCTTCCTTTTCCAATTTAATAGCCGTACCTGCCTTCATACGAATCACCTCCCTTTAAAGTTCTGCCCTATTCTACATTAAAATAACCGCTTTTTCTATAGTTGCAGAAGCCGACACACAATGCCTTTACATATTGAAAAATGACAAATTGACATATATCGCCAAAATCAGTAGATTAGCAAGTAAACACAAGTGTTACCGGGGAATTATAAGGGTTTACTACTGCTTACATGATGATTAAGAATATTTTCGATGGAAGGGTTTTGCAGTTGAATCTTGAAAGGGCCTTATTGCCTGACGGGAGGAGTGTTGATCTGGAGATCATCAGACATCCAGGAGGTGCCTGTGCTCTGCCGGTACATGATGACGGCAATATCATACTGATCCGCCAGTACCGGCATGCAGCCGGTGGCATTATATGGGAGTTGCCCGCCGGGAGGATTAACGATAACGAAGGGCCTGAGTTCTGCGCCAGGCGTGAACTTATAGAGGAAACCGGCTATGAGGCAGGAAACATGGAAAAGATCGGGGAGTTCTTTTCTACACCAGGTTTTTGTACAGAACTGCTCCATATTTATTTAGCCACTCAATTAGCCCCCTGCAAACACGAACCTGAAGATGACGAGTATATAGAGATCGAGAAACTTCCATTTGCAACAGCACTTCAAATGGTATTCAGCGGGGAAATTAAGGATAGCAAAACGATGATTGCACTGCTTCTTGCAAAGGATAGGTTTTCTAAGAAGCTATAACATAAACTGATTCGCAGATTATTTCACCCCTTCTACCCGTACCACCTTCCATCTAAATAATTCCTTGACAAGATATGCTCGTATGTGTGCGGCTGAGCGGTTTGTGCCGACGATATATGAGGGATTGCCATTCCACCCCACGGTTACCCGGACATCGAATTTTACGGTTGCTGTATCTTCCTTTATCTCTATAACGGGGTTTTCTATCGTCACTTCAAACTTGTCAAAGTCTTTAAAGAGATTTTCTAACAGTCGTTTGACCTTGGAATTATCAAATCCGTAACCATCTGCATAATTCAGAGAAATGAATGACATCATTTTCGTTGATTCTTCCTCTTCCATTGCCTTCTCAACGCCATTTATGACGCCCTGGACCCTCCACGTATCAAGAGATCCGGAATAGAAGAGTATGATTCCAGCTATCAGTAAAATAATTATTATTAGCAGCCCTGTCTTTTTCATCCGAAAATACCCTGATTAACCCATCCCCACCCTGACCCTCCCCTTGAAGGGGAGGGTAAATTCCTTTCACATTATTCATATTGTAAAAAAGGGATTATGCTTAACATATATAACATGTTCATCAATGCCTTTACAATCCTTGACACCCCTGCATGGCAGGTGTTATGATTGCCCTGAATTTGAGGCGCCGCACACTATATGGAAAAGGATTATAAAGACACCCTCAACCTCCCCCGGACCGACTTCCCCATGAAGGCAAACCTTACCAGAATGGAAGAGGTTATGCTTGAGAAATGGAAGACAACTAATCTTTATAATAGATTGCGGGAAACCGGCAAAGACAGAAAGAAATATATCCTCCACGATGGTCCACCATATGCAAATGGCAATATCCACATTGGTCACGCGTTAAATAAGATTCTCAAAGATATCATTATCAGGTCTAAGACAATGGAGGGGTTTGATTCCCCTTATACACCCGGATGGGACTGCCACGGCCTTCCGATAGAACATCAGGTAGATAAACAACTTGGCCCTAAGAAAAAAGGGATGAGCAGACATAATATAAGAAAGCTGTGCCGTGAATATGCAGAAAACTATGTAAATATACAACGCGAAGAGTTCAAGCGGCTCGGTGTCTCTGCTGACTGGGATTATCCATATCTGACTCTGGCCCATTCGTATGAGGCTACTATCATAAGGGAGTTCGGAAGGTTTGTAGAAAATGGCGGTGTGTATAAAAGGAGAAAACCTGTCCTCTGGTGTATGTCATGCGAGACTGCCCTTGCAGAGGCTGAGGTTGAATATGCAGATGATACATCACCATCAGTATATGTAAGGTTTCCGCACAAGTCCGGCATCGGTGATCGTATCCCTGCCCTTAAGGATAAGGATGTATCAGTAGTAATATGGACAACAACGCCATGGACGCTGCCAGCAAATTTAGCGGTTTGCCTCCATCCGGACTTTATTTACACGGCCGCTGAATTAAACGGTGCCATTCTGATCATGGCAAAGGATTTACTCCCTTCATTTCTTTCCAAAACAGGTAATCCGGAATTTGCAACTGTAGCAGAATTCAAGGGTTCAATGCTGGATGGCGTCATATTTTCCCATCCATTTATTGACAGAGATTCTATAGTCGTTAACGGAGCTTACGTTACACTTGAACAGGGTACGGGTTGCGTACACACAGCCCCGGGCCATGGAGAGGAAGACTATGAGACTGGCCTTAAATATGGACTTGACATATATTCTCCGGTTGACAGCAGGGGTAGGTTCATTGATGAGGTCCCATTCTTTGCCGGGATGAAGGTCTTTGAGGCAAATAAGTTCATAATGGAAAAAATGCAGGAACTGGGTGTTTTGCTGAAAGAAGAATTGATCTCCCACTCTTATCCTCATTGCTGGCGGTGTAAGAAGCCCGTTATATTCCGTGCCACTGAGCAGTGGTTCATATCCATGGAGACCGGCGGCCTGCGAAAAAAGGCGTTGA from the Nitrospirota bacterium genome contains:
- a CDS encoding PIN domain-containing protein codes for the protein MKYRIFLDTNVFIYAFEFPESNSNKIIGLLNQGLLEVVISERVLKEVQAYFKKFYNKDLAGFYRDYLLRTCTVVFSTDVKKEMVKYRELIKDKDLEQLAVVKKFGIKFLVAYDRDFDGIEEYITPQAFIKEMSIKAAASCY
- a CDS encoding NUDIX hydrolase, which gives rise to MMIKNIFDGRVLQLNLERALLPDGRSVDLEIIRHPGGACALPVHDDGNIILIRQYRHAAGGIIWELPAGRINDNEGPEFCARRELIEETGYEAGNMEKIGEFFSTPGFCTELLHIYLATQLAPCKHEPEDDEYIEIEKLPFATALQMVFSGEIKDSKTMIALLLAKDRFSKKL